CACCGCGTAATCGTCGTCGTTCAGGTTAAGAAGATATGCTCAGTTCCACCTCGCTCTACGCAGCTATTGATTTAGGTTCGAATAGTTTTCATATGCTGGTTGTGCGCGAGGTGGCGGGAAGTATACAGACGCTGACGCGCATCAAGCGCAAGGTCCGCCTGGCGGCGGGCCTGAGCAGCGATAATCACCTCTCTCCTGAAGCCATGGAACGTGGCTGGCAATGTTTACGTCTTTTTGCCGAACGCTTGCAGGATATCCCTCATAATCAAATCCGTGTTGTTGCAACGGCCACTTTACGTCTGGCGGTCAACGCAGGGGATTTTATTGCCAAAGCACAAGAGATTCTGGGCTGTCCGGTACAGGTGATCAGCGGTGAGGAAGAAGCCAGGCTCATCTACCAGGGGGTTGCGCACACCACCGGAGGTGATGATCGCCGTCTGGTTGTCGATATCGGCGGAGCCAGTACCGAACTGGTAACGGGTACAGGTGCACAGGCCACATCACTGTTCAGTCTGTCGATGGGCTGCGTAACCTGGCTTGAGCGCTATTTCACTGACCGAAATCTGGGCAAAGAAAACTTCGATGAAGCAGAGAATGCCGCACGAGCAGTACTACGCCCGGTGATGGATGAGCTGCGCTATCACGGCTGGAAAGTCTGTGTTGGGGCATCAGGAACCGTACAGGCGTTGCAGGAAATCATGATGGCGCAAGGGATGGATGAGCGCATCACGCTTACCAAACTTCAGCAGCTTAAACAGCGCGCCATCCAGTGCGGACGTCTTGAAGAGCTTGAAATTGAAGGCTTGACGCTGGAACGCGCGCTGGTTTTCCCTAGCGGGCTCGCCATATTGATCGCCATTTTCACCGAGCTAAACATCCAGTGCATGACACTGGCTGGCGGAGCACTGCGTGAAGGTCTGGTCTACGGTATGCTACATCTGTCCGTTGATCAGGATATTCGTAGCCGCACGCTGCGTAATGTCCAGCGCCGTTTTATCGTCGATACCGATCAGGCACAACGTGTAGCACAGTTGGCATCACTCTTTGCCGATCAAGTTGAGGGAAGCTGGGCGCTAGAACCACTGAGCCGTGATTTGCTGCTCAGCGCCTGCGCATTGCATGAAGTCGGTCTGAGTATTGATTTTAAGCACGCCCCCACTCACGCAGCCTATCTGGTTCGTAATCTTGATTTGCCAGGATATACACCAGCACAGAAAAAACTTCTGGCGACCTTGCTGCTTAACCAGACCAGCACCGTCGATCTCTCTTCCTTGCATCAGCAAAATGCTGTGCCACCACGCGTTGCCGAGCATATGTGTCGATTGTTGCGCCTGGCGATTCTGTTTGCCAGCCGTCGTCGGGACGATCTCCTGCCAGACATTACTCTGGTTGCAGAGAACGAGGCACTGACGCTAACGCTGCCTGAAAACTGGCTAGATAATCACCCACTGGGTGCGGAACTGATTGAGCAGGAGTGCCAGTGGCAAAGCTATGTCCACTGGACGCTGAATATCAAATAACGTACCGGGAACATTCGCCGGGCAAGCATAACCCCGCCCGGCAACACACCCTTATTTCTCTTTAGCCTTCGCCAGCATCGCGCGGATATTCGCCACATTCGCCTGCCCTTTGTGCATCCGCTCTTCAGCCGTGATCACTTTACGCTCTTGCTCCCAGAGCAGATCATCCTGTGGTAATTCCAGCAGGAATCGGCTCGGCTCAGGGCGAACCAGTTCACCATACTGACGACGCTCTTTGCACAGGGTGAAAATCAGCTCTTTCTGCGCGCGGGTAATGCCGACATAAGCCAGGCGGCGCTCTTCATCGACATTATCTTCATCAATGCTGCTCTGGTGTGGCAACAGGCCCTCTTCCATTCCCACCAAATAGACGTATGGAAACTCCAGACCTTTAGAGGCATGGAGCGTCATCAACTGAACCTGATCAGCCTCTTCTTCGCTTTCGCCACGCTCCATCATATCGCGCAGCGTAAAGCGGGTAACAACCTGGGTCAGCGTCATCGGCTCATCTATCTCAGAACCTTCCAGCATCTCCGTCATCCAGCTAAACAGCTGATTGACGTTTTTCATACGCATTTCGGCTGCTTTAGGGCTGGCAGAGGTTTCGTACAACCAGGATTCATAGTCGATGCCGTGGATCAGGTCACGTACCGCCGCAACAGGCTCGCGCTCGGCCAGGCGCTGCACCTCACCAAGCCACTGCGTAAAACGGGTTAAAGATTCATACCCACGCCCAGTCAGCGTCTGGCTTAACCCCATATCGAAACTGGCAGTGAAGAGGCTTTTGTTACGGGTCATCGCCCATTCGCCCAGTTTTTGCAGCGTTGCAGGGCCTATTTCCCGCTTTGGCGTATTCACGATACGCAAAAATGCACTGTCATCATCCGGGTTGGTGAGTACACGCAAATAGGCCAGCAAGTCTTTGATTTCAG
This sequence is a window from Enterobacter sp. RHBSTW-00994. Protein-coding genes within it:
- the gppA gene encoding guanosine-5'-triphosphate,3'-diphosphate diphosphatase, with protein sequence MLSSTSLYAAIDLGSNSFHMLVVREVAGSIQTLTRIKRKVRLAAGLSSDNHLSPEAMERGWQCLRLFAERLQDIPHNQIRVVATATLRLAVNAGDFIAKAQEILGCPVQVISGEEEARLIYQGVAHTTGGDDRRLVVDIGGASTELVTGTGAQATSLFSLSMGCVTWLERYFTDRNLGKENFDEAENAARAVLRPVMDELRYHGWKVCVGASGTVQALQEIMMAQGMDERITLTKLQQLKQRAIQCGRLEELEIEGLTLERALVFPSGLAILIAIFTELNIQCMTLAGGALREGLVYGMLHLSVDQDIRSRTLRNVQRRFIVDTDQAQRVAQLASLFADQVEGSWALEPLSRDLLLSACALHEVGLSIDFKHAPTHAAYLVRNLDLPGYTPAQKKLLATLLLNQTSTVDLSSLHQQNAVPPRVAEHMCRLLRLAILFASRRRDDLLPDITLVAENEALTLTLPENWLDNHPLGAELIEQECQWQSYVHWTLNIK